The following coding sequences are from one Gossypium hirsutum isolate 1008001.06 chromosome A12, Gossypium_hirsutum_v2.1, whole genome shotgun sequence window:
- the LOC107957144 gene encoding cyclin-D5-1 → MGEFESYFSCSNLLFQETEEEVSFSETEAEDDENLYLNDKDDDDEYIEKLIQRETSCISDYPITIRNKWPQCARLNAIEWMFNTRTLFGFQIHTAYLSVMYLDRFLSKKSIDDGKLWVIRLLSVACLSLAAKMEERRVPVLSEYPTQDHFENKVIQRMELLVVSTLEWKMSTITPFAYLSYFIHKFYGESKPKGLVSKALHLIVLMMKEINLVDHRSSVIAAAAVLAASSDKRLTRKAMELKMNFISFWGSLEIENVFCCYNMMHEIEMRICKTPKSVVSSNYSSVYHAPENSCAVSNGVGTKRKLTFNDSDQ, encoded by the exons ATGGGGGAGTTTGAGAGTTACTTTTCTTGCTCTAATCTCTTGTTTCAAGAAACTGAAGAAGAAGTTTCTTTTTCTGAAACAGAAGCTGAAGACGATGAAAATCTTTACTTGAATGAtaaggatgatgatgatgaatatATTGAGAAGTTGATTCAAAGAGAAACTTCTTGTATCTCTGATTATCCCATTACCATTCGAAACAAATGGCCGCAATGTGCTCGCTTGAATGCTATTgaatggatgtttaat ACAAGAACACTCTTTGGGTTTCAAATCCATACAGCATATCTGTCTGTAATGTACTTGGATCGATTTCTCTCAAAGAAATCCATTGAT GATGGGAAGTTGTGGGTTATTCGATTGTTGTCGGTGGCGTGTTTATCATTAGCAGCAAAAATGGAAGAGCGCAGAGTACCTGTTTTATCAGAATATCCTACACAAGATCACTTTGAAAACAAAGTGATTCAAAGAATGGAGTTATTGGTAGTCAGTACTTTGGAATGGAAGATGAGTACAATCACGCCCTTTGCTTATTTATCTTACTTCATCCATAAATTTTATGGTGAATCTAAACCTAAAGGATTAGTCTCAAAAGCTCTGCATCTTATTGTGCTTATGATGAAAG AAATCAATTTGGTAGATCATCGATCATCGGTTATTGCTGCAGCTGCGGTGTTAGCCGCTTCTTCTGATAAAAGATTAACAAGAAAAGCAATGGAGCTCAAGATGAATTTCATTTCATTCTGGGGATCTCTAGAAATT GAAAATGTATTTTGCTGCTATAATATGATGCATGAAATAGAGATGAGGATCTGTAAGACACCAAAATCTGTAGTTTCCTCAAATTATTCTTCAGTATATCATGCACCTGAGAACTCTTGTGCTGTCAGTAATGGGGTTGGCACTAAGAGAAAGCTTACATTCAACGACTCTGATCAATGA